TATTTGTTCTTCAAATAGCAAAAGCGAAATTAAAACATTTACCAACTGTAATGTCAATCAAATTCAACCATTGGTCTTGGCAATCTATTACCTCACTTCAGTGACCATAGAAGCTGTAATCGCCCTTTTACTATATTTACCACGGCCATGCGTGAATTTCAACGACTTGTACAATCTCCTGAGCCGAGCAGTACAGTACCTCctaaaaaatttgcaaaaactGGTCAATTTCACATTCCCTCAATAGTACAACTCTATCACACCAcatttttcacaaatttaacCCTGCCACCTCTAATGATCAATGTCATAAATTCCCTCATAAACCTATATAGAGCACACTTACGCTTATATACTGGTAAAAACAATATCAAACGGCATTTCTTACAAAAATTAAACCTACTTCCCGGAACTTCATCGTACCAAATTACTCATAAACATATACCATAAGTGTACAAGCGTAGGTTATACCGGTAACGAGCGTAATCGCCAAACCGCAATCCATGCTGCATCTGAGCGGATTTCAAGAGCTGCAAAACTGtaaattcaccaaaaaaaaaaaactaaattatcaCCTCAAAATTAGCTGTCTAGAGCTTTATGGGAGAGTAAATTACCATTGATAGAGAACCTAGGGCTATTAATCTGATCAACGGATTCCGAATTCTGGTTGTCCACATCCATAGCGGAGGAGTTGTTCTCTTTGGCCATATCGTTAATGTGAAATCTCCGTCAGATCTTAAATTTGGCGTCGTCTTTATCGGAATTAGCCCGACAGCTTGAATGTAGGTGGCTTGAAAGATTCTGAAGATGTCCAAAATGCCCCTGGCTTGTGGCACACTGCCGGCGGCGGGGTTTTCTGGTTTAGTCGCTGAGTGAACGTAAATGAAGCCTGTTTGGTCTCGACATAAAAATCCTAGTCTCCTCTGCGTTGTCTACTGTTTAATGGATTATGACAAGTACTGGAGTCTAATGTGTAATTCAAATTGTTTATGGGTACGTGGACAACAGACTTAAAGCCTAGGGGTCATTGTTAAATTTATCATAGCTTACTAATTTCGTCCATCATTTATATGAATTTAGTATCCACAACTagtttcttcattttatttagggaaaatcgtccaaaacgtcccttacattttgtaaaataacttttttcgtccctcacttttaaaagtgtaattttatatcccttacatattcacatcggacaaatttagtccctaactaggttttcgatcattttttggccggaatccatcatgtgcaaggcacatgatcattttttaagggtaaatttgtcaaattatattttacataatctcatctatagtcctccacattttataaaa
This sequence is a window from Coffea eugenioides isolate CCC68of chromosome 7, Ceug_1.0, whole genome shotgun sequence. Protein-coding genes within it:
- the LOC113777116 gene encoding signal recognition particle subunit SRP68-like → MAKENNSSAMDVDNQNSESVDQINSPRFSINVLQLLKSAQMQHGLRFGDYARYRRYCTARLRRLYKSLKFTHGRGKYSKRAITASMVTEVRYLHVVLYTAERAWSHAMEKKTLPDGPNARQRGYLIGRLRKAVKWATLFQDLCSIKGDSRTSLEAEVC